From a single Wolbachia endosymbiont of Oedothorax gibbosus genomic region:
- the petA gene encoding ubiquinol-cytochrome c reductase iron-sulfur subunit yields MGKKLTKNKKPLANKEGKKTPPVKDLTKNKGRRDFITLTTCAMAGIGTASGLWPLIKSMNPSAEVLAASAVEVNLSGIQEGHGVKVKWQGKPVFIRRRTKQEIEAARTVDVQNLRDPQSDEQRVREGKDEWLIMIGICTHLGCVPVDHATRDGNGWFCPCHGSYYDTSGRVIGGPAPKNMAVPDYFFPSENVVVIGKKA; encoded by the coding sequence ATGGGCAAAAAATTAACTAAAAATAAAAAACCACTGGCAAACAAAGAGGGTAAAAAAACACCTCCTGTTAAAGATCTTACTAAAAATAAGGGTAGGAGAGATTTTATAACATTAACTACATGCGCTATGGCAGGTATAGGAACTGCAAGTGGACTTTGGCCACTGATTAAGTCTATGAATCCTTCTGCTGAAGTTCTAGCAGCTTCCGCAGTGGAGGTGAATTTGTCTGGAATTCAAGAAGGACACGGAGTAAAAGTAAAATGGCAAGGTAAACCAGTATTCATTCGTAGGCGTACAAAGCAAGAAATTGAGGCTGCAAGGACTGTTGATGTGCAAAACTTACGTGATCCCCAATCAGATGAGCAGAGAGTACGTGAAGGAAAAGATGAATGGTTAATCATGATCGGAATATGTACACATCTTGGGTGTGTACCGGTTGACCATGCTACAAGAGATGGTAATGGTTGGTTCTGTCCTTGCCACGGTTCATATTATGATACATCAGGCAGAGTAATTGGGGGTCCTGCACCGAAAAATATGGCTGTACCTGATTATTTTTTCCCCAGTGAGAATGTTGTGGTAATTGGCAAGAAGGCTTAA
- a CDS encoding exodeoxyribonuclease III — translation MLKIATWNVNSIRKRVNQLCSFIVDSQIDIILLQEIKCTEEQFPYAEIEKLGYEYAIYGQVARNGVCVLSKYPILEKLKIDIVEGHQEARYIECVIKHTNYKIRVGSVYVPNGQSLDSHAFEYKLKFFDNLYERMSTLLKNEELTIIAGDYNVALDEIDVFDSNLLNGQVCFHIKEHEKLRAVLNLGFKDAFRISHPNLQQFTWWHYQGNSLRNNQGMRIDYMLLSPQAVDKLETCYIDDRLRKLENPSDHTPVVCAIE, via the coding sequence ATGCTAAAGATTGCAACTTGGAACGTAAACTCCATACGTAAAAGAGTTAATCAACTTTGTAGTTTTATAGTTGATAGTCAGATAGATATAATTTTGCTGCAAGAGATAAAATGTACGGAAGAGCAATTTCCTTATGCAGAGATAGAAAAGTTAGGATATGAATATGCTATCTATGGACAAGTTGCAAGAAATGGCGTTTGTGTTTTATCTAAATATCCGATACTGGAAAAACTGAAAATTGACATTGTAGAAGGTCATCAAGAAGCACGTTATATAGAATGTGTGATAAAACACACCAATTATAAGATAAGGGTAGGAAGTGTATACGTTCCAAACGGTCAAAGCCTGGACTCTCACGCATTTGAATATAAACTCAAGTTTTTTGATAACCTATATGAAAGGATGAGCACTTTGTTGAAGAATGAAGAGTTAACTATTATAGCTGGCGATTATAATGTTGCACTGGATGAAATTGATGTTTTTGATTCAAATTTATTGAATGGCCAAGTATGCTTTCATATAAAAGAACATGAGAAGTTAAGAGCAGTCTTGAATCTTGGGTTTAAAGACGCGTTTAGAATATCCCACCCAAATTTGCAACAATTCACTTGGTGGCATTATCAAGGCAATTCACTCAGAAACAATCAAGGAATGCGAATAGATTATATGCTGTTATCGCCACAAGCTGTAGATAAATTGGAAACATGCTACATAGATGATAGATTGCGTAAGCTAGAAAATCCGTCTGATCATACTCCTGTTGTATGTGCTATAGAATAA
- the polA gene encoding DNA polymerase I, whose amino-acid sequence MKEKTFTIIDGYGFLFRAYYVLPHLITTTGMPIGGVYGFLNMVLKYIAHSDYLTIALDVGKKNFRHNLYPEYKANRVTPPEDLIPQFTILREAVEAFNLSYEEIEGYEADDIIATLAAKYANHQDFKVVVVSSDKDLFQLLNHNILIFDPIKNIYIDEKQIVEKFGVNSNKLLDLFSLTGDASDNIPGVPGIGPKTAAKLLDEFDSLNNIIENIDNIEQTRIRNILTEHKEKALISRELLSLCEKVDLQHDIAKYEVHSPNMEKLLSFLKKYEFNSLIGKTEKLFSYNGSSTEKKTEYSSEELEKFLEHCRYEGKIAIHYHLENNVLSLSYSESNIFCIEQDSIQDALIIINSTLLSNGALKIIHNIKEMRKIFPAVEKMLDSVDDLMIMSYSLDTGKHDHSIPNIVAHNLSENAEIFSAKTLIAIHEKLKQRLFQEKLFTIYERFDKPLMKVIFDMEKNGILLNIQKLQELSDKFQQVIAVLENDIYNLAGERFNIASPKQLSDVLFNKMGLSKKKKSKSGSYSTNYEVLEALEEEGVEIAGKILSWRHSSKLKGTYTDALIKQVDPLNGRIHTSFSTTATATGRLSSGNPNLQNIPIRSEEGNFIRQAFIAPKGCKIISADYSQVELRLLAHVANVTAFKEAFANRQDIHDITARQVFGVQEIDEQLRRKAKSINFGIIYGISPFGLAKRLGITFQEAAEYINYYFSCYPEIKAYMEKVVSIARQHGYVETLFGRRCFVRDINNKIPYIRQFAERAAINAPLQGTAADIIKRAMIQLFDQLKVGKIILQVHDELLVEVEDEKVQETAKLMKDVMENAIEISVPLEVEIKIGDNWGLNSLNYDLNIVNSRSINHLN is encoded by the coding sequence ATGAAAGAAAAAACTTTCACAATCATAGATGGCTATGGTTTTCTTTTCAGAGCTTACTATGTACTACCTCACTTAATTACCACAACAGGAATGCCAATAGGTGGTGTATATGGCTTTCTGAATATGGTTCTTAAGTACATTGCCCATTCGGACTACTTAACTATAGCACTTGATGTAGGGAAAAAGAATTTTAGGCACAATTTATATCCTGAGTACAAAGCAAACAGAGTAACGCCTCCTGAGGATCTAATTCCACAGTTCACCATACTGAGGGAAGCTGTAGAAGCTTTTAACCTCAGCTATGAAGAAATTGAAGGTTATGAAGCAGATGACATAATCGCAACACTAGCTGCAAAATACGCCAACCACCAAGACTTTAAAGTGGTAGTCGTTTCATCAGATAAAGATTTGTTTCAACTCTTGAACCACAATATTTTAATATTCGACCCCATTAAAAATATATACATAGATGAAAAACAAATAGTAGAAAAATTTGGTGTAAATTCAAACAAACTTCTTGATTTATTTTCTCTAACTGGTGATGCATCTGATAACATTCCAGGCGTTCCAGGAATAGGGCCGAAGACTGCAGCTAAATTACTAGATGAATTTGATTCGTTGAATAATATTATAGAGAACATTGATAATATCGAGCAAACAAGGATACGTAATATCCTCACCGAACATAAGGAAAAAGCACTAATTTCAAGAGAACTTTTGTCACTATGCGAAAAAGTAGACCTTCAACATGATATTGCAAAATATGAAGTCCATTCTCCAAATATGGAGAAACTATTATCCTTTTTAAAGAAGTATGAATTCAATTCCTTAATAGGTAAAACGGAAAAGCTTTTTTCTTACAATGGATCTAGCACAGAAAAGAAAACAGAATATAGTAGTGAAGAGTTAGAGAAATTTTTGGAGCATTGTAGATATGAAGGCAAAATTGCAATTCATTACCACCTTGAAAACAATGTATTAAGTCTATCTTATAGCGAAAGTAATATTTTTTGTATAGAGCAAGACAGCATACAAGATGCACTCATTATAATTAACTCAACTTTACTCTCAAATGGAGCGCTTAAAATAATACATAACATTAAAGAGATGAGGAAAATCTTCCCTGCAGTAGAGAAGATGCTAGATTCAGTTGATGATTTGATGATAATGTCATATAGCTTAGACACAGGAAAGCATGATCACAGTATTCCAAACATAGTTGCGCATAATTTGAGTGAAAATGCAGAAATTTTCTCGGCAAAAACTTTAATAGCAATTCATGAAAAGCTAAAGCAAAGGTTATTTCAGGAAAAATTGTTCACAATTTACGAGCGCTTCGATAAGCCACTTATGAAAGTAATATTTGATATGGAGAAAAATGGGATATTACTGAACATACAAAAATTACAGGAATTGTCCGATAAATTTCAGCAGGTAATCGCTGTACTTGAGAATGACATATATAACTTGGCAGGGGAAAGATTTAATATTGCTTCGCCAAAGCAATTAAGTGATGTTTTATTTAATAAAATGGGGCTAAGTAAAAAGAAGAAGTCAAAGTCTGGATCGTATAGCACCAATTATGAAGTTCTAGAGGCACTCGAAGAAGAAGGGGTAGAAATTGCAGGTAAAATTTTAAGTTGGCGACATTCAAGTAAATTAAAAGGCACTTACACTGATGCATTAATAAAGCAGGTTGATCCACTTAATGGTAGGATACACACAAGCTTTTCAACGACTGCAACTGCAACTGGAAGGCTGAGCTCCGGCAATCCTAATTTACAAAATATTCCTATCAGAAGTGAAGAAGGAAATTTCATCAGACAAGCATTTATTGCGCCAAAAGGATGCAAAATAATCTCTGCTGACTATTCACAAGTAGAACTAAGACTCCTGGCACACGTTGCAAATGTTACCGCATTTAAAGAAGCTTTTGCAAACAGGCAAGATATTCATGATATCACTGCAAGACAAGTTTTTGGAGTGCAAGAAATAGATGAGCAATTAAGACGCAAAGCAAAATCCATTAATTTTGGAATTATATATGGCATTAGTCCATTTGGCCTTGCAAAGCGGCTTGGTATTACCTTTCAGGAGGCTGCTGAATACATTAATTACTATTTTTCTTGTTACCCAGAAATAAAAGCCTATATGGAAAAAGTAGTGTCTATCGCAAGGCAACATGGCTATGTCGAAACTTTGTTTGGTAGAAGATGTTTTGTAAGAGACATAAATAATAAAATTCCTTATATAAGACAATTTGCAGAAAGAGCAGCAATAAATGCACCACTGCAGGGAACTGCCGCTGATATAATAAAACGCGCGATGATTCAGCTTTTTGATCAGTTAAAAGTAGGTAAAATAATCCTCCAAGTTCACGATGAACTACTGGTTGAAGTAGAAGACGAAAAGGTACAAGAAACAGCAAAACTTATGAAAGACGTAATGGAAAATGCAATAGAAATTTCTGTACCACTTGAAGTAGAAATAAAAATTGGCGACAACTGGGGTCTAAATTCTCTTAATTATGACTTAAACATCGTGAATTCTAGGAGTATAAATCATTTGAACTAA
- the priA gene encoding primosomal protein N', which translates to MAKAVDVLLPLPIDQLFSYAIEENTEILLGDYVVVPFGKKRLIGIVWRYSDKSDRKLKFIEQKIDLPNIRPKLIAFAEWVAQYNLIPIGMLAKVIMGGVLKVNQIDKLICAKQKQEISEISCQLSPEQQVASDEIISNLNKYSVTLLDGETGSGKTEVYLSVIAQLIKNYTAVPNAAQTLPSQCPETQLYEHCDLGLPRGCHPSAQTLGSSKIDCKQAHYTTFSIKTWIPVSSTGMTPGEGNAQVLILLPEIVLTSQLVNRVRGQISKNLVEWHSGLTPKTRRNNWLNIASGNAQIIIGARSALFLPYKNLKLIIIDEEHDSSFKQEQGIIYNARDMAIILAKFENIPIILSSATPLLETIHHVKSGNYNHVKLTKRFGGAELPLIKVVDMRNNKQWISSELFESIKQTIEKKQQVMLFLNRRGYAQLAVCKKCGYKISCLNCAVWLTYHKKKNALLCHHCSYQLKLPEKCSNCQSEQPLSLYGIGIERLLEEMVKLIPNAKTAMISSDQKSVSNVIDLVLKEEVNIIIGTQIIAKGHNFPKLTLVGVMNADLSLENSDLRAAEKTYQLLHQVAGRSGRFNEKGMVIVQTNNPESSIIKALLHQKRDSFYEIELESRREAKMPPFSRLIALIIYGKNQIATQKAANEIVKSLLCHPSSSTTCIQEKNVSADKKEFEILGPSPAAINFLNNKYRYRVLLKIHNKHSLSIQKKLKCWIKNCNLNSSIAVIIDVDPVSFF; encoded by the coding sequence ATGGCAAAAGCAGTTGACGTATTACTACCACTTCCAATTGATCAGTTATTTTCATATGCAATTGAGGAAAATACTGAGATTTTACTTGGAGATTACGTAGTGGTGCCATTTGGCAAAAAACGCTTGATCGGAATAGTTTGGAGATATAGTGACAAGAGCGATCGGAAATTAAAATTTATTGAGCAAAAAATCGATCTACCAAATATTAGACCAAAATTGATTGCATTTGCAGAGTGGGTTGCGCAGTATAACTTAATACCTATTGGTATGCTTGCCAAAGTGATAATGGGGGGAGTGCTAAAAGTAAACCAAATAGACAAATTGATTTGTGCTAAGCAGAAGCAGGAAATAAGTGAAATAAGTTGCCAATTAAGCCCTGAACAGCAGGTAGCTAGTGATGAAATAATAAGTAATCTAAATAAGTATTCAGTGACTTTGCTTGACGGTGAGACAGGATCTGGAAAAACCGAAGTTTATCTCTCTGTGATTGCACAATTGATTAAGAATTACACTGCCGTTCCAAATGCTGCTCAGACTTTACCATCCCAGTGCCCAGAGACACAACTGTACGAACATTGTGATTTGGGTCTACCAAGAGGGTGTCATCCCAGTGCCCAGACACTGGGATCCAGCAAAATTGATTGTAAACAAGCGCACTATACAACATTTTCGATCAAAACCTGGATTCCAGTGTCAAGCACTGGAATGACACCAGGAGAGGGTAATGCGCAAGTGCTAATCCTCTTGCCTGAAATTGTTTTAACTTCACAATTGGTAAATCGTGTTCGCGGTCAGATATCAAAAAACTTAGTTGAATGGCACTCAGGACTCACTCCAAAAACTCGCCGAAATAATTGGCTCAATATAGCAAGTGGAAATGCGCAGATAATTATTGGTGCACGGTCAGCGCTTTTTTTGCCTTATAAAAACCTAAAATTAATTATCATTGATGAAGAGCACGACTCATCTTTTAAACAAGAACAGGGAATTATATATAATGCTCGAGATATGGCGATAATCTTAGCCAAATTTGAAAATATTCCGATTATTTTATCATCAGCAACTCCACTGCTTGAAACGATTCATCATGTTAAAAGCGGGAATTACAATCATGTAAAGCTAACCAAGCGATTCGGTGGTGCAGAATTGCCACTCATTAAAGTAGTAGATATGAGGAACAACAAGCAATGGATCTCCTCTGAGCTTTTTGAAAGCATCAAACAAACCATAGAGAAAAAACAGCAGGTTATGCTTTTTCTAAACCGCAGAGGGTATGCACAACTGGCAGTTTGTAAAAAGTGTGGATATAAAATTTCCTGCTTAAATTGTGCTGTTTGGCTTACATATCACAAGAAAAAAAATGCTCTTTTGTGCCATCATTGCTCTTATCAATTAAAACTCCCAGAAAAATGTTCTAATTGCCAAAGTGAACAGCCATTGTCCCTCTACGGCATAGGAATTGAAAGGTTACTTGAAGAAATGGTAAAATTAATACCAAACGCAAAAACTGCGATGATAAGCAGCGATCAGAAGTCGGTTAGTAACGTAATTGACTTGGTACTGAAAGAAGAGGTGAACATTATAATCGGCACACAAATAATTGCTAAGGGGCACAATTTTCCTAAATTAACTTTGGTTGGAGTAATGAATGCAGATTTGAGTCTCGAAAATTCTGATTTAAGAGCAGCAGAAAAGACGTATCAATTATTGCACCAAGTTGCAGGCAGATCAGGAAGGTTTAATGAAAAAGGGATGGTAATAGTGCAAACCAATAACCCTGAAAGTTCAATAATAAAAGCATTGCTGCATCAAAAAAGGGACTCATTTTATGAAATCGAACTTGAGTCAAGACGCGAAGCCAAAATGCCACCATTTAGCAGATTAATAGCGCTTATAATTTATGGTAAGAATCAGATTGCGACACAAAAAGCAGCGAATGAAATAGTAAAATCTCTTCTTTGTCATCCAAGTAGCTCAACTACTTGTATCCAGGAAAAAAATGTAAGTGCAGACAAAAAGGAATTTGAAATTCTTGGCCCATCACCAGCAGCAATAAATTTTTTAAATAATAAGTATCGGTATAGGGTATTGCTAAAAATACACAATAAGCACAGCCTATCCATACAAAAAAAGCTGAAATGTTGGATTAAAAATTGTAACTTGAATTCGAGTATTGCAGTGATAATAGATGTTGATCCTGTGAGTTTTTTTTAA
- the dapD gene encoding 2,3,4,5-tetrahydropyridine-2,6-dicarboxylate N-succinyltransferase has product MEGLQLKKTQSEIENIWKNREKFNDYNLKKTARIEIKEVIELLDSGKIRVAEKLSSGEWVVHKWIKQAILLHFLTEENKIIDNTNCWFDKIGNKFSEWNEEKFRRLKIRAVPGCFVRQSAYIGTNVVLMPSFINVGAYVDSGTMIDTWSTIGSCAQIGKNCHISGGVGIGGVLEPIQASPVIIEDNCFIGARSEVAEGVVVREGSVLGMGVFIGASTKIIDRETSEVFYGEVPPYSVVVPGSIPSKNNISTYCAVIVKKVDEKTRSKISINEILRD; this is encoded by the coding sequence ATGGAAGGTTTGCAACTAAAAAAAACACAGAGTGAGATAGAAAATATTTGGAAAAATAGAGAAAAATTTAATGACTATAATCTAAAGAAAACAGCAAGAATAGAAATTAAAGAGGTGATTGAGCTTCTTGATAGTGGCAAAATTAGAGTAGCAGAAAAGTTATCAAGTGGAGAATGGGTAGTACATAAGTGGATAAAGCAGGCAATATTATTACATTTTCTCACTGAAGAAAACAAAATAATAGACAATACCAATTGCTGGTTTGATAAGATCGGTAACAAGTTTAGTGAATGGAATGAGGAGAAATTTCGCCGGTTAAAAATTAGAGCAGTTCCTGGGTGTTTTGTTCGCCAATCTGCTTATATAGGCACAAATGTTGTTCTAATGCCAAGTTTTATTAACGTTGGTGCATATGTTGATTCAGGAACAATGATAGATACCTGGTCAACGATTGGTAGCTGTGCGCAAATAGGAAAAAACTGTCATATTTCCGGTGGAGTGGGAATAGGTGGAGTTCTTGAGCCTATTCAAGCTTCACCTGTCATTATAGAAGATAATTGCTTTATCGGAGCACGTAGCGAGGTGGCTGAGGGTGTGGTAGTGAGAGAAGGATCAGTCCTTGGCATGGGTGTATTTATTGGGGCATCAACAAAAATTATTGATAGAGAAACTAGCGAGGTATTTTATGGCGAAGTACCGCCTTATTCTGTAGTGGTACCAGGGTCTATTCCATCTAAAAATAACATTTCAACCTATTGTGCAGTCATAGTAAAAAAAGTGGATGAAAAGACGAGATCGAAAATCTCTATAAATGAAATATTGAGGGATTGA
- a CDS encoding IS5 family transposase (programmed frameshift): MQKSYPSDISQEQFEKIRPILESSRKKTKPRKLDLYDVFCAVLYILKSACQWRMLPKDFPRWENVYYYFQMWNKKNGAEPSLLEVVLKKLVGEVRISNGRKEKTSFCIIDAQSVKNTDTAEKKGYDAGKKISGIKRHIAVDTQGLPHAIHITTAEVTDRSSAVEMVEKAEENLSEVKNILVDAGYTGENFATQIKATIGATVEVIKRSELHSFVVLPKRWVVERSFAWLEKCRRLWKNCERKLNTSLQMVVLSFISLLLRRF, encoded by the exons ATGCAAAAAAGCTATCCAAGCGATATAAGTCAAGAACAATTTGAAAAAATCAGACCAATACTGGAGAGTAGCAGAAAGAAAACAAAACCAAGGAAACTTGATTTGTATGATGTATTTTGTGCAGTGCTATATATCCTAAAAAGCGCCTGCCAGTGGAGAATGCTGCCAAAAGATTTTCCAAGGTGGGAGAACGTGTATTACTATTTTCAAATGTGGAATAAAAAGAATGGAGCAGAACCAAGCTTGCTGGAAGTAGTCTTA AAAAAATTAGTTGGAGAGGTTCGTATCAGCAATGGTCGGAAAGAGAAAACCAGTTTCTGTATAATTGATGCACAAAGTGTTAAAAACACAGATACTGCTGAAAAAAAGGGCTATGATGCAGGTAAAAAGATTTCAGGCATAAAGCGTCATATTGCAGTTGATACGCAAGGCTTGCCACATGCAATTCATATAACAACGGCAGAAGTAACTGATCGTAGCAGTGCTGTGGAAATGGTGGAAAAGGCTGAAGAAAACCTCTCTGAAGTTAAAAATATACTGGTTGATGCTGGCTATACAGGAGAAAATTTTGCAACTCAAATAAAAGCTACTATTGGTGCAACTGTTGAGGTAATAAAGCGAAGTGAATTACACTCTTTCGTTGTATTGCCAAAGAGATGGGTTGTTGAGCGTTCTTTTGCTTGGTTGGAAAAATGTAGGCGTTTGTGGAAAAATTGCGAGCGGAAACTCAACACTAGCTTACAGATGGTTGTTCTCTCCTTCATTTCTCTCTTATTACGAAGATTTTAA